The following are from one region of the Mesorhizobium sp. B4-1-4 genome:
- a CDS encoding FadR/GntR family transcriptional regulator: MPHEKAKGKASQAKAPAGRDQLAVRRADAAHFPGFSVHASLASEIGLRIVRGDYPPGSILPNEARWAETFNVSRSAVREAIKMLMAKSLLASRPKIGSWVEPRERWNLLDRDVLGWYATAPDREAFLRTVQEFRHIIEPEASAFAAMRRSDEQMAEISLACREMGEASSLPERIRADTRFHLAILRASGNDLLVPLGVLIESALDHLFVFTTRQVGDQGRAQKLHEAIEKNIRLRRPAAARNAVHKLLADTDERIGRGRR; encoded by the coding sequence ATGCCGCACGAGAAGGCGAAGGGAAAAGCCAGCCAGGCCAAGGCGCCAGCGGGTCGCGACCAGCTTGCCGTGCGCAGGGCGGATGCGGCGCACTTTCCCGGGTTCAGCGTTCATGCTTCGCTCGCCAGCGAGATTGGTCTCCGGATCGTGCGCGGCGACTATCCGCCCGGCAGCATCCTGCCCAACGAGGCCAGATGGGCCGAGACCTTCAATGTCAGCCGCTCGGCGGTGCGCGAGGCGATCAAGATGCTGATGGCCAAGAGCCTTTTGGCATCAAGGCCGAAGATCGGCAGTTGGGTCGAACCGAGGGAACGCTGGAACCTGCTCGACCGCGACGTGCTTGGCTGGTACGCCACGGCGCCCGATCGCGAAGCGTTCCTGCGCACCGTGCAGGAGTTCCGCCACATCATCGAGCCGGAAGCGTCCGCCTTCGCGGCCATGCGGCGCAGCGACGAGCAGATGGCCGAGATCAGCCTAGCCTGCCGCGAGATGGGCGAGGCGTCGAGCCTGCCGGAGCGCATCCGCGCCGACACCCGCTTCCACCTCGCCATCCTGCGGGCCTCCGGCAACGATCTTCTGGTCCCGCTCGGCGTGCTGATCGAATCCGCGCTCGACCATCTTTTCGTCTTCACGACGCGACAGGTCGGGGACCAGGGGCGGGCGCAGAAGCTGCACGAGGCCATCGAGAAGAACATCCGCCTGCGGCGTCCGGCGGCGGCCCGCAATGCCGTGCACAAGCTGCTCGCCGACACCGATGAGAGGATTGGAAGAGGGCGGCGGTGA
- a CDS encoding NAD(P)-dependent oxidoreductase, producing MNTTAAREKIGFIGLGLMGHGIAKNIVDKGYPLTFLGRKNRKPAEDLLGRGAEEASTSRDVAAASDIVFICVTGSREVEAIIRGPGGLKEGLKKGSVLVDCSTSDPVSTVALAAELKALGIDYVDAPLSRTPKEAWEGTLDAMVGAPDVVFARVQPVIETWAGRIVHIGDTGDGHRMKLLNNFISLGYAAIYSEALALAEKVGISPPRFDSVIRNGRMDCPFYQTFMRWTLEGDRDAHKFTVANAFKDLTYLESMAGAAGIANPLGNATKNSFAGAHATGPAEQFVPMLATHIGKVNGVDLMPTKDGKKQTI from the coding sequence ATGAACACCACCGCCGCGCGCGAAAAGATCGGCTTCATCGGCCTTGGCCTGATGGGACACGGCATCGCCAAGAACATCGTCGACAAGGGCTATCCCCTGACATTCCTTGGTCGCAAGAACCGCAAACCGGCGGAAGACCTTTTGGGCCGAGGTGCCGAGGAAGCGTCGACGTCGCGCGACGTAGCGGCGGCATCCGATATCGTGTTTATCTGCGTCACCGGTTCGCGCGAAGTGGAAGCCATCATCCGCGGCCCCGGCGGCCTCAAGGAAGGCTTGAAGAAAGGCTCGGTCCTCGTTGATTGCTCGACCTCGGACCCGGTCTCCACCGTGGCCCTTGCGGCCGAACTCAAGGCCCTTGGTATCGACTATGTCGACGCGCCGTTGAGCCGCACGCCGAAGGAAGCCTGGGAAGGCACGCTCGATGCCATGGTCGGCGCGCCCGACGTCGTCTTTGCCAGGGTGCAGCCGGTGATCGAAACCTGGGCTGGCCGCATCGTCCATATCGGCGACACCGGCGATGGCCATCGCATGAAGCTGCTCAACAATTTCATCTCGCTCGGCTACGCCGCCATCTATTCCGAGGCGCTGGCACTGGCTGAAAAGGTCGGTATCTCGCCGCCGCGCTTCGACAGCGTCATCCGCAACGGCCGCATGGACTGCCCCTTCTACCAGACCTTCATGCGCTGGACGCTGGAAGGCGACCGCGACGCCCACAAATTCACCGTCGCCAACGCCTTCAAGGACCTGACCTATCTGGAGTCCATGGCGGGTGCGGCCGGCATCGCCAACCCGCTCGGCAACGCCACCAAGAATTCCTTCGCCGGCGCTCACGCCACAGGTCCGGCCGAGCAGTTCGTGCCGATGCTGGCGACCCATATCGGCAAGGTCAACGGCGTCGACCTGATGCCGACGAAGGATGGCAAGAAACAGACGATTTGA
- a CDS encoding NAD-dependent epimerase/dehydratase family protein produces MTKRIMFTGGSGKAGRHVVQYLVEQGCQVLNIDTRPLDNPKVRTLITDITDSGQVFNALSSYMGLHEFDPSLRPQPVDAVVHFAAIPRIMITPDNEVFRINAMGTYNVIEAAVKLGIRKVIIASSETTYGLVFANDPRNPTHFPLDEEYDVDPMDSYALSKIVNEKTARAFALRSGSDIYALRIGNVIEPHEYSLFPKWFADPGFRKRIAWSYIDARDLGQITLRAIEKDGLGYQVFNAANDDTSSDLPTAELLKRFYPGVPVKGELGEYETLLSNRKARDMLGFRPEHSWRKYVKTA; encoded by the coding sequence ATGACGAAGCGCATCATGTTCACCGGCGGCAGCGGCAAGGCTGGACGCCATGTCGTGCAATATCTTGTCGAGCAGGGCTGCCAGGTGCTCAACATCGACACCAGGCCGCTCGACAATCCCAAGGTCCGCACACTGATCACCGACATCACCGACAGCGGGCAGGTATTCAACGCGCTGTCGAGCTATATGGGCCTGCATGAATTCGATCCGTCGCTGCGTCCCCAGCCGGTCGATGCCGTGGTGCATTTCGCCGCCATCCCGCGCATCATGATCACGCCCGACAATGAGGTGTTCCGCATCAACGCGATGGGCACCTATAACGTCATCGAGGCCGCGGTGAAGCTTGGCATCCGCAAGGTCATCATCGCCTCTTCAGAGACGACCTACGGGCTGGTTTTCGCCAACGATCCGCGCAATCCAACGCATTTCCCGCTCGACGAGGAGTATGACGTCGACCCGATGGACAGCTACGCGCTATCCAAGATCGTCAATGAGAAGACGGCGCGTGCCTTCGCGCTGCGCAGCGGCAGCGATATCTATGCCTTGCGCATCGGCAATGTCATCGAGCCGCATGAGTATTCTCTATTCCCGAAATGGTTCGCCGATCCGGGTTTCCGCAAGCGCATTGCCTGGAGCTATATCGATGCGCGCGACCTTGGCCAGATCACGCTGCGCGCCATCGAGAAGGATGGGCTCGGCTACCAGGTGTTCAACGCCGCCAATGACGACACCTCGTCGGACTTGCCGACGGCGGAACTGCTCAAGCGCTTTTATCCCGGCGTGCCGGTCAAGGGCGAGCTTGGCGAATACGAGACGCTGCTGTCGAACCGCAAGGCCCGCGACATGCTCGGCTTCCGCCCGGAGCACAGCTGGCGCAAATATGTGAAAACGGCCTGA